The sequence ttatatttttatgtatatactaGTGAGATTCTATGTTTTTATGAACTAATTATATAGTTCATAAGTTCTAAATTGGTAAAATTATCATGTACCATATTTTaggtttttcttttccttttcacaTAATTCAAAGAActttttacataaaaataataattagtaaaattataattaaatcatactaaaattaattcttaatatgtcacttatatacagtaaaacctctatataggaatacacttgggaccggactatttatataacaattgggaggttattactaaatagaggtTGGTATAATTATACCTATAATTATGTCTATAATCAATATCcaaaagtttacaaaatcaaGCTTTATAATTATGCCTAAGTTTACAAAATCAAGCCTTATAATTATGCCTATAATCAAGCCCTATAATTATGTCTAATACAAATCAATCaataatatatttcctaaaTAATAATAGGGTGTTTCCcactcatagataatttcaatagttttttttaatattttataatttagtttgaattcttaatatatattactatatagaggcaTAGTTTCTCAAGGTGGGAtttgaaaagtgtataacaaataacatTTGGGAGGTTGTTCCTATTTATAATCGgacccaagttgggaccgagtttttttataacaaaatagaggttatttctatatagagtattcctatatagaggttttactgcaTCACATATCAAGTATGTTTTTATacccaaatttaaaaaaattagatctTAATTCATAATTTCtaaatcctaaaaaatatatcatagatctttaatttataaattttactttgtaaaataataatttatttagttgacataattcaaattcaaattattatttaatataattatagttTTTTAAAACTCAATTCCTATATAAATTTTCTTAGTTGAAGTCACTGtagttatttaaattattaattttatataggtgtgaaaataaatgaaaaagatTTCAAAGAttgtaaaattataaatttgatttttcttattcCTAATAAATTTTaggaataaaaaaattgattatttAAATTGTCAAGATTCAAAATAATGTTGGTCGCGGAATATATCAGATCCTTTCAATTTagcccaaaaaaaaataattattggccttttaaattttgaaaatgTTTTATTAGCTTTCTCAACTTGTTTAGATTGTATATTGCAAACACTAAAATGCCAAATAAAAATTCACCCTTTTAAGTGAAACGCTCTCAAAATAGAACATAATTGTTGACATCACAATTAAAGCCAATAAAATTATACCACCTAAGTTATGACTTAACTTCTCCTTCATCAATGTCCACGAAAGTCGTGGCAACCATTGCTGCATGCATCAGAAATTATTACTTGAAGCGATTTCGTCTATAAAATTTTAGTTTATCTTCATATGTGGTCGGACTGTAGATACTAGACTTCTAAAGGAAAGTGTATGTTTTCTGTTTGATACATAAGAAGCAATCGTAAAAGTTGTTCTTTCAtacattttatcaaacaaaaCCTACAAAGACTGTACACTATGGCTGAACCAGAAATTCATGGTTGGGGTCTAATTTTAACGTTACATTTAGCTATCAGTAGTGGCGGAGTCTGAAAGTACTAATTCAATATATTAGATGATTTTATACAATTATCTTATATGTTGGTTATTTTTTAATACAAATCTCTAATACAGTAAAATAAACAACCATATGGCAATTGAGTTTTACATATATTCAAAGCATACTTATGTGATCACTAAAGtttctaattaatatatacgATTATAATTGATCAAATTTAATGTATATATCAGATTGAAAATCAAAAAACTAATCAACAAAATCCAAAACATATTGGCTATTTTCGTTATACTTTATGTGTAACAACTCGATCTGGAGTAAGTGGTGTTGAGATTAACTTCATATTGCCCGTTTACAGAAGTTCATTCATAATATTTTTCACAATTTTGAGTTTCGATATTTTCTAGATGATATGGTATTAAATAAATTAGCCCAAACGCTCAAATAAGGACTTTAGGCCTGAAACTAGCATTTGGACCTAAATCTGAGAAGCTCGTGTCTAATGGAGGTACAGAATCTCATTTATGGAGAAGCTGATACATGAGCTGTCTAAGCAGATACGTGGATCAATAGTTATTCGGATCTTAAAGACTAAGGTCTTGTTTGGATGGAGTGTAATTAAAGTAAGATAATATAAGGTAAAGTAAGTGGTATGTATAAAATAATTTGTCGTGTTTGGATGAAATGGAAGGTAAGTAatggtttaataatgtaattatatataaaaggcttaatacatcatctgCCCCCTGACctttcaaagtgttctgatagctccttgaacttgtataaaatgttcagttagcttgAACTTGCGtcaaatgtaatcaattgatcactcggtcgtaaaaatgtaagttaaatgcgaaaaatgtaTTCCCCGagtcttaaaaaataaaacgaccaaaatcggaatatacagttctaatattagagaatacaagttttatagttgagcaagtaataacttcctttttaatctatttttgaattatgtaataacattctaagatgcatgGAAAacatctttcgcatttaacttactttttttacgaccgagtgatcaattgattacattttatgcaagttcagggggctaactgaacatgctatcgaaacactttaaaaattcagagggcttttttagacaagttcaataGACAAATGATTTATTAAGCCTATATAAAATTAGTCTCATATATTTCCTTTCatttacataaataaaaatagaagacaAATGGATAATTTTGGAATGTAAGAAAAATTAAGGGTTTTGCTATTTACCGCCTCAAATGACTTATCACCGCTCtcatttggacaattttaccctttgcataattttttttcaaaactaaaaagaatttgagagaatcagccaaaatttggcctaaacgggtgccgcatccgttcggtccatggtgggaacggataAAATCGTGAaaattttagtgacgaaaactactaaatcgttcaatttttttgTGACAAAAGATGCAAAAtcatcatgaaaaatatgtattatttttatgaattctttgataaaaaaaaatataaattttaatgtttctgacttgtaatcatccatttttgaggttcggattgtcacacatcaattatttttataatttcaattattgttgtttgggtgtatgattttagagagacaatttttagttttttatcaaaattatgagaaggataaaaaactccaaataacaaaGGTTATAAGTAATTTGGGGCTGGCCACGCCTACTTCCAAATAGCATCCTCCAAACAATGCACAAGTAAAAGAGGAAGAGCAGAAGAAAGACAAAAGTTGATAAGGAAAGTGTAGGCATCAGCAATCGGAACCCAAGGTCTGAACAATATGGTAAGGGAGAAAGTGTCGGCATTAATTCAGTAGTATAAGGAAATTACATTGCTAATTGCTAAGGAAATTTGAACAATCAATTAATGATTTGATTACCATTGAAAAACGCTTCATTCAAACTCTTATTTATACCTTTTGCAGACGGCAACAAAGAGGTTCGGAAATTCTTTTGTGAATCAAATTATTAGTATTATTCCTTTACAGAGAGAATGGCATCCTTCGATGAAGAGCTTGAGCAGCAGCTTATCGAAGCTGGAAATAAGCTTCTTGCCCCTCTTTCTTCCGTGGATAAACTTCTTCCTCTCCTCGATGTAAGCCCTAATTGTTCCAGTAAATTCTGTTTTTCGTTTCCCGAATACTGTGCTTGTCTCGGAATTTATTTTTTCGTTTGACATGGAATTAGGAGATTTTGTCTATTTGTTTGTTCTTTCAGCTCCTGTTTTTCCAGCTTATTTTACTCCCATTAATTTGCAATCTGCgtttaatttttactttttttcagtctttttcttttttgttgcaTTGTTGATATATTATGTGCTATATTATACATAGACGTATCAGATATACAGTTAGTGTCGTCTCAAGGAAAGGATACAGAATTGATATGAACGCCTCTTGCATTGATGAGAATTGTAGGGTGAGAACTGAAAAAGAAACATATTGTTCAAACTGTGAAGATAGGATAATGATCATAAATTCTCGTGAACTTTGCACATGTTTTCTGAATAACTTTAACTTGAAAACTATGTTGCACTGACACTTCTAGTTAGTAGAGTTTCTGCTTTTCGTTTAAGTGTCCATTTCGTGTCCGTGTCCATTTTCGTTTGTAGGCTATTgtatgaaggttatgttttagaaataacatttccaGTGTCCGTGCACCATAGCTTGAAAATTACAGGTTATGTAGGTCTTCATTAGTTATCTTTATGCTTAAAGCTGGTACTTAAGAGCAGTTGAATTGAGCATacttgtttatttgttttgaatACAAGTGTGTTTGCTTAATCCTGTGTTTTCTGTCATCCCTGTTACTGCAGCAAATTGAGATTTGTCTATCGAAAGTGGAGAAATCCCCTACAAAATCAACGCAAAGTGCACTTGCGCCGTATAAAGTTAGTCTGAAAGCATTGCTTGCAGATCAACTTTTCAGGTATTCAGAGATGAGAGCAGCAGTTGCTTCTTGCATTAGTGAAATAAACAGGATAACTGCACCAGGTGCTCCTTATGTTGATGATCGGATGCAGGTACACTAGTGCATGTGGTTTTTACATCATAAGACTTTGGCATATTAGTGAAATATTGAATATTGTATTTGCTTTGGGCCATCTGACTCAATTTTTCTTAATAATTTATCTTGCATGCAGGATGTCTTTCAACTAATTGTATCATCATTTGGAAATCTGTCCGACAAGTCCAGTGGATCATATGATGAGAGGACTTCAATTCTTGACACTGTTGCACAAGTTAGGTCATGTGCCGTGATGTTAGGTGTTGAATCTGATGCACGGATAATTGAGATGTTCCAGCATTTCCTTAGTGCTATAAGGTATCCACTAAGGGCTTTAGAGGAAGAACCGCGTTTTCTTGCTAATGTTTCATCACGTGCATTTTAAAGTCATGGTTTTATACTTACTGGGTGGTCGATTTTATCATTGCATGATATGATTTCATATGGATGATTTTGCATGGTTCCTTGTTTCCCATAGTTGTTATTCACATCTTACGTTTTTATGGTTATCATACGGTGCTTAAAGTTGGTCGGAGTTTCATGGTCTTGGATGTTTGAGTTCACATTTAAATGCTCTCTTAAACATTGTAGAAATATGAGGGCATGCCGGTATGGGTTCTGAAATTTGTCCTGAGGTTGTAGCACAGTAAGGATTGCTCATAGGCATGCATGCAGATCATGCATTATTGTGAAGTAATATACTAAAAATTCTGCTCAGTGAGGATTTCACTCTGGAGGATACCATAGTTGTGGGGATGCTTGATATTCAGGGAACTGGCtatataattcttttttttcttccaaaaacCCCTTTAATTTAAGCTGAtatcttccttcttttttcAGCATTATTTTTATGGCCCATTTTCAGTATCTTGTAAGGTTATTCTGCTAGGTTTTCATACTTGTCATTTCACTGTTGAACAAAAAAAGGGTATCAATCAAGgatctatttttcttttcaggGATTATCACCCAGAGAATGTCTTTACATCTATGGAGACAATAATGGTTCTCGTCTTACAACAACGTGAAGATATCTCTTCAGAACTACTTTCTCCCCTTCTAGCTACTGTGAAAAAGGGCAATAAGGTTAACACTGTTACTATGATAAtttgttatctttattttattattattattatttggtttttggctcactTTGTTTACTGTTTTCAGGAAGTTCTACCTATTGCTTGTAAGTTGGGAGAGAAAGTCCTTGAAAACTGTGCTAATAAAGTTAAACCTTACTTGCTACATGCTGTGAAATCTTCGGGTGTCCATTTAGATGGTTACAGTGATGTAGTTGCTTCAATATGCAAAGAATCGTCTAGTTCTGTTAAGCGAAATGACGCCCTTACTGCTGATGAAAAAAAAGTACTTTTCTCATCCTTCATTTTATTCCACATTCTGATGATTTTAGTACTGACAAATTAATGTGGCATTTGATGTGTCAAGATACATAACTGATTGTGTATGTTACATTATGACAATTTTCCCCACTTTGTGATCTCTGGAAAGTGTACTCCACATGTTAGGGATTTCTAATTCATGTAAGTGAGCATTTTAAGAACCGTTTAGAAAGAGTTGTAGGTTGGAAGTGAAATCCAACCTGTTTGCCATTCCGCTAAAGTTTATTGCCAACAGTTTTCATCTGAAAGATTGTTTATTATATATGCCTTGTATTCCCTGCTTTTACACTGCTCTCCGTTGTTGTTGTTAGTATTATTATCTGTCATCTCTATTTTCTTACTtgatactttatttttattcaggCTGGTAAAGAGATAGCAGAAGAAGCAGGTTCTCCTAAACTAGCTGATCCTATAAATGGTAAGTCTCCCATGTCAGTTGTGAGCAATGGTGTTCCACAGACTTGTGAATATGAATCCTTAGCCGATTCATGTTCCTTAAAGAAGCAGGATGATAGTACTCATGCTGATCAGTCAAAAAGTGTTGATACTCCAAGCAATGCTGATCCTAATAGTTTGGATGCTGAGAAATTAGTTCATGATGAAAGCAAGCCTGAAGAGGCTAGCAAGAAGAACGGGAGAAAAGTGAATTCATCAACAAAGTCGGCTGAACCTTCTTGGAGTTCTCACTTTCATACTGAAAAGGATGCTCAAAAACCAGTTGATGATAAAGCTGTTAGCAAGGATATTCTTAGCTCACCTCATGAAGAAACATTTGTTAAAGCTGCTATGGCTTCTGAAAATAAAAAGGAGGCTGGTACTAATCAGCCTTCCTCTCCCAAGGCACTTGAGGGTGAGTATGGTGCTGTTGCttttccttctaaaagagagaaTCTTCCAATGGCTGCACACTCCAAGAAGAGGAGTTTGATCAAAGATTCTAAACCATCTGCAGATGATGTGTCTAGAAAGACTTGTGAGGAGATAAGTGATTCTGAGGCAAAGCTAAATAAACGATCAAAGAAGGAGAGTTCGAAACCATCTGTAGGTGATGTTTCCAGAAAGACTTCTGAGGGAATAAGTGATTCTGAAGCAAAGATAAATAAACGATCATCAATAAAGACACCAGGTAAGATTTCCAATGAAGAGAAAACTCTGAAAACAGCTGCATCCAAGAAGGAAATTGGCGCTACAAGTGAATCACAGACAAAACCACTAAAGAAAGCACCTGAGAAGGTGCATGTCAGCAGTAAAATTGGTGATGGATCGTCTTTCAATCTAATTGAGAATAAGAAACAGCAAAGTCGTGGAATATCTGTTTCTGAAAAGAATGTGAGCAGAGGTTCTATTAGAGATGATGATAAGGTAATGGTTTTTGATTCTTTGCTGTTCCTTATCTGCGTATGTGCTAATTCCATATCGCGAACTTAAAGTTCATGCTTCCTCTTCCCTTGACATACTATACTACCTTCCACAACTTCTCACTTAATGTCTAATATAATATAATCCATCTGTTTGTCCTGTTTTGAATTAAAACTCTCATCAAAAACTCATTTCGAAATGATCTACTTGTCTGTCTATTTTATTTGGAACtgaattttgcaattaaaaataCTTTCTCAGGGATCTGAGGCTCCGAACTATGATCCTGATGATCTGGTTGGTAAAAGGGTTAAAGTTTATTGGCCAAAAGATAAACAGTAAGCTCTTTCCCCGCCTCTTTATTTCACTTCTTTTCCCTGGGAAATAGTCAGAGCCAACTATTGATTGATTATACTGAGAATTTTTCCGTCAGAGATGTTCCCATTTTATAATGCTAATTGCTATCTGAAGCTAGTGGTGATAAGGGTTGTTTTTTGTACCGAATGAAATCTCCCTTCGGGGTTGTCTCACTGATAAACGagtttttaacattttaacaTCTCCTCTATGCTGAGCCAACTTTCTTTTATGCCCATTTCTCCACccacaacaaaagaaaaggaaggGGTTTGCAAAAATGAAGACACATGCACAGCCTCCTTCTGAGATATGGGCCTAGGAACCATAGAATCTGTGCTGCACCCTTGCCAATTCTCTGTTTAAAAAATcacaattttaatatttggtttttgttcattttaggTGTTGAAATGCAGTGTATTAATTTCCATATTTCATGATATTGCTTTGCAGGTTTTATAAAGGTAAAATTGACTCTTACAATGCTATGGAGAAGAAGCACAAGGTGAAGACTCAAATGATTCATGTTTGTTTACTTATGTGTTTTTAAATTCTTGTCACTTACTGGGATCTCCTCAGCGTGTTTGTATGTGTGATTTTCTGATTCAGAGAGGGGTTAAGAGGAAGAATTTTTTGAAGGTTTTAACCCTAAATGAACAAAGAAATTTCCAAGCTAAAACCTGAAAGAAATTAATAATCCCCAAATCTTGGGGGTGTGAACCCTAACTTATCTCCATTGAGAGGAAATCAGAAAGttaattgataaaaagttgaacCTTACAatgaaaaatatgaatttaaaCTCCCTAAGCCCTAGGACTAATGAATTACAAGAAAACCCAcatttaaaaaaacataaaggacacaaagtaaggctaaataagtaaaatacataaattaaaATGAGGAAGGACTAAAAGAGAAATTAGCCAGGGAGGAAAGACCAATTATTTTCCCTTTCTAAGAGCTAAGAACTCGTAAAGCTGGCATGCCTCGGAAATTTCTTTTCTTCACCATTTTTcgttttcctgcttcattccTCGGTTTCGACTCCGGGTTTTTTCTTTGGCTCTGAAATTGTCTTGGGAACACCTTGAATACACTTCCATGAATTAATATCGTCATCATTAAGTAAAGCAGCTTGATGATTTACGCTTATCCATTTTCCATTCTTCATTGACTTGATGTCCTCATCATTTTCATGAAATATTTGTATTCATATGTTAACCAGTTACCACTGCCATTAAATTTTCTTTTCTATAGGTTCTCTATGATGATGGGGACGTGGAGATCTTAAATTTCAAAAGTGAAAAGTGGGCATTTATCAAAGCTGCTCATGTGCAAGATGAAGTAAGTGGCTTTTGATTATTTTCTGCGTATTTGTTAATTCTATATATTAGGAAAGGAAGTTAACTCTTGCTACTTTTTAAAGGTCTCTCCACCAAAATCAGCTGCAAAATTAACAAAAGATGTGCATCAATCGGAGATCCCTGAGACTTACTCCAAGAGGAAACGTGCATCATGCAATGAAAAGGTAAGGGTTTAGAAGGGTGAAATTCAGAGTTGTTTCATATGAGACATTCAGGATGAGTCCTGAGTATACATATTTTAAATAGGAGAAACAGCTTAGCTGTGGCTTTTGATTATTTTCTGCGTATTTGCTAATTCTATATATTAGGAAAGGAAGTTAACTCTTGCTACTTTTTAAAGGTCTCTCCACCAAAATCAGCTGCAAAATTAACAAAAGATGTGCATCAATCGGAGATCCCTGAGACTTACTCCAAGAGGAAACGTGCATCAGGCAATGAAAAGGTAAGGGTTTAGAAGGCTGAAAATCATAGTTGTTTCATATGAGACATTCAGGATGAGTCCTGAGTATACATATTTTAAATAGGAGAAAGAAGGCTGAAAATCATAGTTGTTTCATATGAGACATTCAGGATGAGTCCTGAGTATACATATTTTAAATAGGAGAAACAGCATAGCTGTGGCTTTTGATTATTTTCTGCGTATTTGCTAATTCTATATATTAGGAAAGGAAGTTAACTCTTGCTACTTTTTAAAGGTCTCTCCACCAAAATCAGCTGCAAAATTAACAAAAGATGTGTACCAATCGGAGATCCCTGAGACTTACTCCAAGAGGAAACCTGCATCAGGCAATGAAAAGGTAAGGTTTTAGAAGGGTGAAATCATAGTTGTTTCATATGAGACATTCAGGATGAGTCCTGAGTATACATATTTTAAATAGGAGACACAGCATAGCTGtggcttttaattattttctgcGTATTTGCTAATTCTATATATTAGGAAAGGAAGTTAACTCTTGCTACTTGTCAtagaaccgattgaactaaaagctcgagctaatagttaaggcccaatcatatattaatagctgacacacccccacacgcgaaagcacacttgggcttgaagcgtgacaacacaggcccatattaccatgtcctgcaaataactcaacaaatggggctgccaggaatcgaacccaggaccacttggtcacgctggctctgataccatgtcatgaaaccgttttagctaaaagctcaagctgatagttaaaggtccacttcatattaatagctgacacacccccacacgcgaaagcacacttgggcttgaagcgtgacaacacaggcccatattaccatgtcctgcaaataactcaacaaatggggctgccaggaatcgaacccaggaccacttggtcacactggctctgataccatgtcatggaaccgttttagctaaaagctcgagctgatagttaagggtCCAATCATATATTAATAGCTGACACTACTTTTTAAAGGTCTGTCCACCAAAATCAGCTTCAAAATTAACAAAAGACGTGCATCAATCGGAGATCCGTGAGACTTACTCCAAGAGGAAACCTGCATCAGGCAATGAAAAGGTAAGGGTATAGAAGGGTGAAAATCATAGTTGTTTCATATGAGACATTCAGGATGAGTCCTGAGTATACATATTTTAAATAGGAGAAACAGCATAGCTGTGGCTTTTGGTTATTTTCTGTGTATTTGCTAATTCTATATATTAGGAAAGGAAGTTAACTCTTGCTACTTTTTAAAGGTCTCTCCACCAAAACTAGCTGCAAAATTAACTAAAGATGTGCATCAATCGGAGATCCCTGAGACTTACTCCAAGAGGAAACCTGCATCAGGCAATGAAAAGGTAATGGTTTAGAAGGGTGAAAATCATTGTTGTTTCATATGAGACATTCAGGATGAGTCCTGAGTATACATATTTTAAATAGGAGAAATAGCATAGCTGTGGCTTTTGATTATTTTCTGCGTATTTGCTAATTCTATATATTAGGAAAGGAAGTTAACTCTTGCTACTTTTTAAAGGTCTCTCTACCAAAATCAGCTGCAAAATTAACAAAAGACGTGCATCAATCGGAGATCTGTGAGACTTACTCTAAGAGGAAACCTGCATCAGGCAATGAAAAGGTAAGGGTTTAGAAGGGTGAAAATCATAGTTTTTTCATATGAGACATTCAGGATGAGTCCTGAGTATACATATTTTAAATAGGAGAAACAGCATAGCTGTGGCTTTTGATTATTTTCTGCGTATTTGCTAATTCTATATAGTAGGAAAGGAAGTTAACTCTTGCTACTTTTTAAAGGTCTGTCCACCAAAATCAGCTGCAAAATTAACAAAAGACGTGCATCAATCGGAGATCCGTGAGACTTACTCCAAGAGGAAACCTGCATCAGGCAATGAAAAGGTAAGGGTTTAGAAGGGTGAAAATCATAGTTGTTTCATATGAGACATTCAGGATGAGTCCTGAGTATACATATTTTAAATAGGAGAAACAGCATAGCTGTGGCTTTTGATTATTTTCTGCGCATTTGCTAATTCTATATATTAGGAAAGGAAGTTAACT comes from Euphorbia lathyris chromosome 8, ddEupLath1.1, whole genome shotgun sequence and encodes:
- the LOC136202707 gene encoding sister chromatid cohesion protein PDS5 homolog C-like; this encodes MASFDEELEQQLIEAGNKLLAPLSSVDKLLPLLDQIEICLSKVEKSPTKSTQSALAPYKVSLKALLADQLFRYSEMRAAVASCISEINRITAPGAPYVDDRMQDVFQLIVSSFGNLSDKSSGSYDERTSILDTVAQVRSCAVMLGVESDARIIEMFQHFLSAIRDYHPENVFTSMETIMVLVLQQREDISSELLSPLLATVKKGNKEVLPIACKLGEKVLENCANKVKPYLLHAVKSSGVHLDGYSDVVASICKESSSSVKRNDALTADEKKAGKEIAEEAGSPKLADPINGKSPMSVVSNGVPQTCEYESLADSCSLKKQDDSTHADQSKSVDTPSNADPNSLDAEKLVHDESKPEEASKKNGRKVNSSTKSAEPSWSSHFHTEKDAQKPVDDKAVSKDILSSPHEETFVKAAMASENKKEAGTNQPSSPKALEGEYGAVAFPSKRENLPMAAHSKKRSLIKDSKPSADDVSRKTCEEISDSEAKLNKRSKKESSKPSVGDVSRKTSEGISDSEAKINKRSSIKTPGKISNEEKTLKTAASKKEIGATSESQTKPLKKAPEKVHVSSKIGDGSSFNLIENKKQQSRGISVSEKNVSRGSIRDDDKVL